In Synechococcus sp. CC9616, the following are encoded in one genomic region:
- a CDS encoding ATP-binding cassette domain-containing protein: MTRAAEQIQRVLKNWGDNDLSTASRLLWHAGIPNRLMQLPARWWTTSLAFDSGLWLTREKNPSPQIWLVNQHATTLRLNLQPIGLKKATPPDPDQLERDVLSLWPGCHQLPRFWSLSRTETAGLILESVLWISIPFLLIRSHPATLLMPLVILLLRDQATSMATSLRATQLAMASLQQWLRLPVSTVVRLSGSLGSGLIQLLLQASQRQPEVLRNLAVGLLTLFGASALLALAEPLLSLAVLGCCLLWLLSVGWMTWSNQRLVIHRDRAFGQADRRSLALLRINASLRLAGAEERALEFWNAPLREAMRWQGLLDRNRAIALFFALSCASAALWFAFNAIASGQVLALIVLQLACSLLIVHHLQPLMSLQMEWSAGQGLLNNSPEWQPEANDPGTLLGSISCEGISYRYDERSSWALKDLTTEIPAGAYVVIVGPTGSGKSTLLHLLLGFAEPQHGVLRFDGTDARLLQQDLLRPQIGAMLQEGHLVGQTIWDVLAAGRPLTMTAAMEAIEAVGFGADLKTLPMGLETPLHDGGRQLSGGQRQKLAIARALIGHPRLLLLDEPTSALDPISQATVLGTLRQLRCTRILIAHQLSTVKEADLILVLQGGRLVQQGAYSSLENVDGAFRDLMKQQES; this comes from the coding sequence ATGACCCGCGCTGCTGAGCAGATTCAGCGCGTCCTAAAGAACTGGGGTGATAACGACCTCAGCACGGCATCCCGCCTTTTATGGCATGCCGGGATACCAAATCGTTTGATGCAACTCCCGGCTCGATGGTGGACCACCTCGTTGGCATTTGATTCCGGTTTGTGGTTGACGCGCGAGAAAAACCCATCACCACAGATTTGGCTTGTCAACCAACACGCGACAACACTTCGGCTGAATCTTCAGCCGATCGGTTTGAAAAAAGCGACCCCTCCTGATCCAGACCAACTTGAACGGGATGTTCTCAGCCTCTGGCCAGGGTGTCATCAACTTCCAAGATTCTGGTCGCTGTCCCGTACAGAGACGGCTGGTCTGATCCTTGAATCAGTGTTGTGGATCAGCATCCCTTTTTTATTAATACGCAGCCATCCCGCAACTTTGCTGATGCCGCTGGTGATTCTTCTCCTAAGGGATCAGGCGACGTCAATGGCAACCAGCCTTCGAGCCACCCAGCTGGCCATGGCTTCCCTTCAGCAGTGGCTCCGACTTCCCGTCAGCACAGTCGTGCGCTTGTCTGGGAGCTTGGGTTCCGGGTTGATCCAACTACTGCTGCAGGCAAGTCAGCGTCAGCCAGAGGTCCTGAGAAATCTTGCGGTCGGTCTGCTGACCCTCTTCGGTGCCAGTGCGCTTCTGGCATTAGCTGAGCCACTGCTGAGCTTGGCGGTGCTGGGCTGTTGTCTGCTCTGGTTGCTCTCCGTGGGGTGGATGACCTGGAGCAACCAAAGACTGGTGATTCATCGCGACCGGGCCTTCGGCCAGGCCGACCGTCGCAGCCTGGCCCTGCTGCGCATCAATGCCAGCCTGCGTCTAGCCGGGGCAGAAGAAAGAGCCCTGGAGTTCTGGAACGCACCGCTGCGCGAGGCGATGCGCTGGCAAGGTCTGCTGGATCGCAATCGCGCGATCGCATTGTTCTTCGCTTTGTCCTGCGCAAGCGCTGCACTTTGGTTCGCTTTCAATGCAATTGCTTCAGGGCAGGTGCTGGCTCTAATCGTCCTGCAACTGGCCTGCAGCCTGCTGATCGTTCACCATTTGCAGCCGCTGATGAGCCTGCAAATGGAATGGAGCGCTGGCCAGGGCCTCTTAAACAACTCCCCAGAGTGGCAGCCGGAGGCGAACGACCCCGGCACACTCCTGGGATCCATCAGCTGCGAGGGAATCAGCTACCGCTATGACGAGCGCAGCTCTTGGGCACTGAAGGATCTAACCACTGAGATCCCAGCTGGGGCCTATGTCGTGATCGTGGGGCCCACCGGAAGCGGTAAGTCGACCTTGCTGCACCTGCTCCTGGGCTTTGCTGAGCCGCAGCATGGCGTGCTCAGATTCGACGGCACGGACGCCCGCCTGTTGCAGCAGGACCTGCTCCGGCCGCAGATCGGCGCCATGCTCCAGGAAGGACATCTCGTCGGACAGACGATCTGGGATGTGCTGGCTGCTGGCCGACCATTGACGATGACCGCGGCGATGGAAGCCATTGAAGCCGTTGGCTTCGGCGCTGACCTCAAAACCCTCCCGATGGGCCTGGAAACCCCTCTCCACGATGGGGGACGTCAACTCTCTGGAGGCCAGCGTCAGAAACTGGCGATCGCCCGCGCATTGATCGGCCATCCACGGCTATTGCTGCTGGATGAACCCACCAGCGCTCTCGATCCAATAAGCCAGGCCACCGTGCTTGGCACGCTGCGCCAGCTGCGTTGCACGCGCATTCTGATCGCCCATCAGCTCAGCACGGTGAAGGAGGCCGATCTAATCCTTGTTCTTCAGGGCGGGCGTCTGGTGCAGCAGGGCGCTTACAGCAGCCTGGAAAACGTCGATGGTGCCTTCCGCGATCTGATGAAGCAGCAGGAGAGCTGA
- a CDS encoding ATP-binding cassette domain-containing protein: MGLFRYRAMQGSSQGNEELAPFERQRDSLRRLGPELMELLQLAWQQRQSRTPELRQLETTECAAVCLAIVLSHFGRIEPISALRRACGVSRNGSSAAQLVRAALRYQLDAKGMKRGLNSLRELSLPAVLFWEFNHFVVLEAITTRGIWVNNPTTGRLCISHEEFDRAYTGVVITMQPSADFHPGGQQRHPASELLRQLRLAEPLRSGALLICQAVAVALAVWFGTTADAWSLPALLMGLVLMISVIPLLITAVRRSITSCSGLSIQRQMLQMPEWALQQHLLRELSGRHQGSRRVSELIGDDLLWQLPAVLSLLIWSGCQLGAQPLLGLLVLGGTPVLVTLLVLSHSVQRPQNNQTARKERRAWQSLQQSLEDPRTLKSLGLERRVLQRWSGLQADAGGERLQQQHEARLTGWLPTLVSWGLPLLILSLGGLRLPVLIPTLLWWWVLHRLQLQQKHWLAIGEPLDGLANLNDEPTDALLLSGGIPSVKLSETSAIGVELQQLRFGHEPDKQPLLNGIDLSVAPGEWLAITGPSGCGKSTLLSLMAGLLQPESGAVLLNGDPLLSLSARQRSNALAMVCQEDALLDVSLRDNLTLWDPTISDEVLQEICNDLGLAVVLEQLPHGIDTELDLGMTNLSGGQRQLFNLGRALVQQPKLLLLDEATSALDSSSEAQVFELLRRLNCTVVMASHRLESINRADRVFRI, encoded by the coding sequence ATGGGGCTATTCCGCTACCGCGCCATGCAGGGCTCAAGCCAAGGCAACGAAGAATTAGCTCCGTTTGAACGTCAACGTGACTCCTTACGCCGACTCGGCCCGGAGCTGATGGAGCTGCTGCAGCTGGCCTGGCAGCAGCGGCAAAGCCGTACACCGGAACTGCGCCAACTGGAAACCACAGAATGCGCCGCGGTGTGCCTGGCCATTGTGCTGAGCCACTTCGGACGCATCGAACCCATCAGTGCACTAAGGCGAGCCTGCGGCGTGTCCCGCAACGGCAGCAGTGCCGCGCAACTCGTGCGAGCGGCCCTGCGTTACCAGCTCGACGCAAAAGGAATGAAACGTGGACTCAACAGCCTGCGGGAGCTATCACTTCCGGCGGTCCTGTTCTGGGAGTTCAACCACTTTGTTGTTCTTGAGGCGATTACCACTCGAGGAATCTGGGTGAACAACCCAACGACCGGGAGACTTTGCATCAGCCACGAGGAATTTGATAGGGCTTACACCGGGGTTGTGATCACCATGCAGCCCAGTGCCGACTTTCATCCGGGAGGGCAGCAGAGACATCCAGCCAGTGAACTACTTCGACAATTAAGACTCGCCGAACCGCTCCGAAGTGGTGCTTTGCTGATCTGCCAGGCGGTGGCTGTGGCATTAGCAGTCTGGTTCGGCACGACAGCGGATGCCTGGTCACTACCAGCCCTGCTGATGGGGCTCGTATTGATGATCAGCGTGATTCCACTCCTGATTACAGCTGTGCGCCGATCCATCACGAGCTGCAGTGGACTAAGCATCCAACGTCAGATGCTGCAGATGCCGGAATGGGCTCTACAGCAACACCTCCTGCGAGAACTCAGTGGGCGTCACCAGGGCTCGCGTCGCGTTAGCGAGCTGATCGGAGACGATCTGCTCTGGCAACTCCCGGCGGTTCTGAGCTTGCTGATCTGGAGCGGGTGTCAGCTCGGCGCACAGCCTTTGCTCGGCTTGCTGGTACTGGGAGGCACGCCGGTATTGGTGACGTTGCTGGTTCTCAGCCACAGCGTGCAACGCCCCCAGAACAATCAGACGGCGCGCAAAGAGAGACGTGCATGGCAAAGCCTGCAGCAATCACTGGAGGATCCACGCACGCTGAAGTCGCTGGGACTCGAACGACGGGTGCTGCAGCGCTGGAGTGGTCTTCAGGCTGATGCTGGAGGCGAACGACTGCAGCAACAGCATGAGGCGCGGCTCACCGGATGGTTGCCAACCCTGGTGAGCTGGGGTTTGCCATTGCTGATACTCAGCCTTGGAGGTTTGCGCTTACCAGTACTGATCCCAACTTTGTTGTGGTGGTGGGTGCTGCATCGCTTGCAGCTGCAACAGAAGCACTGGCTAGCAATCGGCGAACCTCTCGATGGCCTGGCCAACCTCAACGACGAACCCACGGATGCTCTTTTGCTCAGCGGTGGAATTCCATCCGTGAAGCTCTCCGAGACATCAGCCATTGGTGTCGAGCTTCAGCAGCTGCGCTTTGGGCACGAACCAGACAAGCAACCGCTACTTAATGGAATCGATCTGAGCGTGGCCCCAGGGGAATGGCTAGCCATAACAGGCCCCAGTGGCTGCGGCAAAAGCACCCTGCTCAGCCTGATGGCTGGCCTGCTGCAGCCGGAATCAGGCGCAGTGCTTCTGAACGGAGATCCACTGCTGAGCCTGTCTGCAAGACAGCGCAGCAATGCTCTGGCCATGGTCTGTCAGGAGGATGCTCTGTTGGATGTGAGTCTGCGAGACAATCTCACACTCTGGGATCCCACGATCAGCGATGAGGTGCTGCAAGAAATCTGCAACGATCTGGGGCTGGCTGTGGTGCTTGAACAGTTACCTCATGGGATCGACACAGAGCTCGATCTTGGGATGACAAATCTCAGCGGAGGGCAGCGTCAACTGTTCAATCTCGGGCGAGCTCTTGTTCAGCAACCAAAATTGCTGCTGCTTGATGAAGCCACGTCAGCCCTGGATAGCAGTAGCGAAGCTCAGGTGTTTGAGTTACTTCGAAGACTGAACTGCACAGTCGTGATGGCAAGTCATCGCCTCGAAAGTATCAACCGCGCAGATCGCGTCTTCAGGATCTAA
- a CDS encoding HAMP domain-containing sensor histidine kinase, whose product MESSPSWRDQLLGSLQGQLQLATYLAVFVGFTGASSVGLWTGQRNLIQNNAAELRRSAASIQACLTKGGTGKDFVQQELLLHSSMRTSLWVENPDGSLVLPQSDHLEISDKAIRAAMGENPARITGRQELIRLGDQLYLTELVERYASGARLWISQEVSTNQQALSDYLALMILIWSGCLVVTLLAVSWMVRRIVQPLEQLNAATDQVTAETLASARLPLERGPVEVLKLGRTYNALLERLSMSWSQQRQFVSAVSHELRTPLTIVQGYLNRTVKRGDNLTEAQVRGLRTAEEESIRMRRLMDDLLDLSRGDSGRLSIQNEPVHLADQLEQVADMARSTLERSLELHYQPILKNAIPSPRPTPAGCGRCCWI is encoded by the coding sequence ATGGAGTCATCACCTTCCTGGCGCGATCAGCTGCTCGGCAGCCTGCAAGGTCAGCTCCAGCTGGCCACCTACCTGGCAGTGTTTGTGGGCTTTACAGGAGCTTCCTCGGTGGGGCTATGGACCGGTCAGCGCAACCTGATTCAGAACAACGCCGCAGAACTGCGTCGCAGTGCGGCCTCAATCCAGGCCTGCCTCACCAAGGGCGGCACAGGCAAAGACTTCGTGCAGCAGGAGCTGCTGCTGCACTCGAGCATGCGCACAAGCCTCTGGGTGGAGAACCCTGATGGGTCGCTAGTGCTTCCGCAGAGCGATCACTTAGAGATTTCAGATAAAGCGATTCGGGCAGCGATGGGAGAGAACCCGGCGCGAATCACTGGACGGCAGGAATTGATCCGCCTCGGGGACCAGCTTTATCTCACCGAACTCGTGGAGCGCTATGCCTCCGGAGCCCGGCTCTGGATCAGCCAGGAGGTGAGTACCAACCAACAGGCCCTCAGCGATTACCTGGCGCTGATGATCCTGATCTGGAGCGGCTGCCTGGTGGTCACGCTCTTGGCCGTGAGCTGGATGGTACGGCGGATCGTGCAGCCCCTTGAGCAGTTGAACGCAGCCACCGATCAGGTCACCGCTGAAACCCTGGCCTCCGCCCGCTTGCCGCTGGAACGGGGCCCTGTGGAGGTGCTCAAGCTGGGGCGTACTTACAACGCCCTGCTCGAGCGTTTATCGATGTCCTGGAGTCAACAGCGGCAGTTCGTCAGTGCTGTAAGTCATGAACTGCGCACTCCGCTCACGATTGTTCAGGGATACCTGAACCGAACCGTCAAGCGAGGCGACAACCTCACCGAAGCCCAGGTGCGTGGTTTGCGCACAGCCGAGGAAGAAAGCATCCGGATGCGCCGGTTGATGGATGATCTGCTGGATCTCTCCCGTGGTGATTCCGGGCGACTCTCGATCCAGAACGAGCCCGTGCATCTCGCCGATCAACTGGAGCAGGTGGCCGATATGGCCCGCAGCACGTTGGAGCGGTCCCTTGAGCTCCATTACCAACCGATCCTGAAGAACGCGATTCCGTCGCCCAGGCCGACCCCGGCCGGTTGCGGCAGGTGTTGCTGGATCTGA
- a CDS encoding sensor histidine kinase KdpD, which yields MLLDLIENADKYSPADRPIRLVMHLGEGVLCIDVIDQGIGIPQDELETVFERFHRASNAPERTGSGLGLSVVKLLVEGMGGTIGVRSRLGEGSCFTVSLPR from the coding sequence GTGTTGCTGGATCTGATCGAGAACGCAGACAAGTATTCGCCAGCAGATCGACCAATCAGGCTCGTGATGCATCTCGGCGAGGGAGTCCTTTGCATCGATGTGATTGATCAGGGCATCGGCATCCCGCAGGACGAACTGGAGACGGTGTTTGAACGCTTCCACCGTGCTAGCAATGCCCCAGAACGAACCGGATCAGGCCTGGGACTGTCCGTGGTGAAGCTGCTGGTGGAAGGAATGGGGGGCACGATTGGAGTGCGTAGCCGCTTGGGCGAGGGCAGCTGTTTCACCGTGAGCCTGCCCCGATGA
- a CDS encoding prepilin-type N-terminal cleavage/methylation domain-containing protein, whose amino-acid sequence MTRGFTLVELLVVFVILGLLASMAFLPPGRQREKLELDVALRLLRLGLDRGRMAAERQAEPCGLSLGPDGWQPPRHGSLPACQAGVTRLSETAESQVELRSNLPELVRFTANGLLLDGGLVVLRHPRLERALCLVVSLPLGISRTGDYDADPNVALRSSYCQPRDEA is encoded by the coding sequence ATGACCCGTGGCTTCACCCTTGTGGAACTGCTCGTGGTCTTCGTCATCCTTGGCCTGTTGGCGAGCATGGCCTTTCTGCCGCCGGGCCGTCAGCGTGAAAAGCTGGAGCTGGATGTAGCCCTGCGTCTGCTGCGGCTGGGGCTTGATCGCGGTCGCATGGCGGCTGAACGCCAGGCCGAGCCCTGTGGCCTCAGCCTTGGTCCCGATGGTTGGCAACCGCCCCGCCATGGCTCTCTGCCGGCTTGCCAAGCCGGGGTGACACGTCTCAGTGAAACCGCCGAAAGCCAGGTTGAACTGCGCAGCAACCTGCCGGAGCTGGTGCGCTTCACCGCCAATGGTTTGCTGCTCGATGGGGGTTTGGTGGTGCTGCGGCATCCGCGGTTGGAGCGAGCCCTCTGCCTTGTGGTGAGCCTGCCGTTGGGGATTTCCCGCACCGGTGACTATGACGCCGATCCAAACGTTGCCCTGCGCAGTTCCTATTGCCAGCCTCGTGATGAGGCTTAA
- a CDS encoding response regulator transcription factor gives MADEAARLLIVDDDPELLRFLVDELSEAGFRCSGCDNGQDALLRLRQEQFQLVLLDWTLPDFSGIEVCRRLRNSGNTTPVLMLTARDDIDERVNALDAGVDDYLTKPFNLKELHARVRARLRSGSYQRSDDPSSEQLSLGDLQIQLLERKVLRGEQEISLSQREFDLLCHFVRNADAVQSRQSILEAVWGSPFVGDPNTLDVYLGYLRKKLEKSGQPQLLHTIRGAGFMARVGAPKP, from the coding sequence GTGGCTGACGAGGCTGCCCGCTTACTGATCGTCGACGACGACCCGGAATTGTTGCGATTCCTCGTGGATGAGCTCAGCGAAGCTGGTTTCCGCTGCAGTGGGTGTGACAACGGTCAGGATGCCCTGCTGCGACTTCGGCAGGAACAGTTTCAGCTAGTGCTGCTGGATTGGACCTTGCCTGATTTTTCAGGCATTGAAGTCTGCAGACGTCTCAGAAACAGCGGCAACACCACTCCGGTGCTGATGCTGACAGCCAGGGATGACATTGATGAACGGGTGAACGCCCTCGATGCCGGCGTGGACGACTACCTCACCAAACCATTCAACCTCAAGGAACTGCATGCACGCGTGCGGGCCCGACTCCGCAGCGGCAGCTATCAGCGTTCCGACGACCCATCATCAGAACAGCTCAGTCTTGGTGATCTGCAGATTCAGCTGCTGGAGCGAAAAGTGCTGCGCGGCGAACAGGAGATTTCGCTCTCACAGCGTGAGTTTGATCTGCTTTGCCATTTTGTGCGCAACGCCGATGCGGTTCAGTCCCGACAATCAATTTTGGAAGCCGTCTGGGGCTCACCGTTTGTAGGAGATCCCAACACCCTCGATGTGTATCTGGGTTATCTGAGAAAAAAGCTGGAAAAGAGCGGGCAACCTCAGCTCCTCCACACGATTCGTGGAGCGGGATTTATGGCGAGGGTGGGTGCCCCTAAGCCTTAA